A single genomic interval of Salmo trutta chromosome 13, fSalTru1.1, whole genome shotgun sequence harbors:
- the LOC115205857 gene encoding E3 ubiquitin-protein ligase RNF169-like isoform X2 gives MKMAATGSARSTSGLGQKCKARPADMLNTRTHSQLLTLDEARCPVCSEILLEPVTMPCSHSVCLHCFKRTVEFTSLCCPLCRLRVSSWARKQSREKSLVNIELWEIVRKSYPQRCKRRMEQRDRETSGEEMFSSPAHVSKSGEIRLEYGNQVKFYGLLSDSENEEPVGKRTRNVSAFVRRTKTSAGFTRDGLQTNVVQRSQSCTDTEEGRRKMRVSTHLPGLDKASIALSYNAGILLSSENSRSLSAPIIVQDKRHSWRGVVMASSTPFMVPQSKQERSISPESNDSISEELNHFKPIVCSPCTPPKRLPDGRVMEPTIVKSTPRNLFRSLERPTSYEASPTILQKWKQIEVDRQSVKVTSKGTLTSPINEDLVFKPSPIEKNGKPCSCALAANKGKEHLGRCAKTDSFGQDTEITCIHNKQRLIFYQAIGETALHQKQFTKFHTPFVPLNSEETVTECGVSSESVVIPVSHCGPTSINQNPTLVPHNINASVRGCNLKSKDSQDQKKYLDNRNCAQNKPTSRRGKKRSQKTKHLEETESGLKRPRSQSQNGFNIECAQADLYFQQVQQESEDRELALNLQRQFDREQQQVDKQKTSFDNYFLRSCSENRIECNPRRSGRISKRNEHFYCNY, from the exons ATGAAAATGGCGGCGACAGGGTCTGCCAGATCTACTAGTGGATTAGGGCAAAAATGCAAAGCCAGGCCCGCCGATATGCTGAACACTCGGACACATTCACAGCTGCTGACCCTGGACGAGGCAAGGTGTCCGGTTTGTTCGGAGATTTTATTGGAGCCGGTAACTATGCCATGTAGCCACTCGGTGTGTCTGCACTGTTTCAAGCGGACTGTGGAATTTACCAGTTTGTGCTGTCCTCTTTGCCGGCTGCGAGTATCCAGCTGGGCCCGTAAACAGTCCCGGGAGAAAAGCCTAGTGAACATTGAACTTTGGGAAATTGTTCGAAAGAGTTATCCACAACGATGCAAGAGGAGAATGGAGCAGAGAGACCGTGAGACTAGTGGAGAAG AAATGTTCAGCTCGCCTGCTCACGTATCCAAATCTGGAGAGATCCGACTGGAGTATGGAAACCAAGTAAAG TTCTATGGGTTGCTGTCAGACTCGGAGAATGAAGAACCCGTTGGGAAGAGAACCAGAAATGTGTCTGCATTTGTTAGAAGAACAAAGACCTCGGCAGGCTTCACAAGAGA TGGTCTACAGACCAATGTGGTGCAGAGAAGCCAGAGCTGTACCGATACAGAGGAGGGAAGGCGGAAAATGAGGGTGTCTACTCATCTTCCTGGACTGGACAAG GCAAGTATTGCTCTCAGCTACAATGCAGGAATCCTTCTGTCCTCTGAGAACAGCCGATCTCTTTCGGCACCCATAATTGTCCAAGACAAGAGGCATAGCTGGCGAGGCGTCGTCATGGCTTCATCAACACCTTTTATGGTCCCCCAGTCGAAACAGGAGAGGTCCATTAGCCCTGAGAGCAATGACAGTATCTCTGAGGAGCTGAATCACTTCAAGCCAATAGTGTGCTCGCCGTGCACCCCACCAAAGCGACTACCTGACGGGCGAGTGATGGAACCCACAATTGTGAAGTCCACCCCCCGGAACTTATTCCGCAGCCTGGAGAGGCCCACCAGCTATGAAGCCAGCCCTACTATCCTCCAGAAATGGAAGCAGATAGAGGTGGACCGTCAGTCTGTCAAAGTGACCTCGAAGGGCACCTTGACCAGCCCCATAAACGAGGACCTTGTTTTCAAACCAAGCCCCATAGAGAAGAACGGCAAGCCCTGTAGCTGCGCTCTAGCAGCAAATAAGGGAAAAGAACACTTGGGTAGGTGTGCCAAGACTGATTCCTTTGGGCAAGACACTGAAATAACCTGTATACATAATAAACAAAGACTGATATTTTACCAGGCCATTGGAGAGACAGCCCTCCATCAAAAACAATTCACAAAGTTTCATACTCCATTTGTACCTTTAAACAGTGAGGAGACTGTAACAGAGTGTGGGGTTTCTTCGGAGTCTGTGGTGATACCTGTATCACATTGTGGACCAACTTCAATTAATCAAAATCCAACCTTAGTCCCACACAATATTAATGCCAGTGTTAGGGGTTGCAATCTTAAATCAAAGGACTCACAGGATCAGAAAAAATATTTGGACAATAGAAACTGTGCCCAGAACAAACCTACCTCAAGGAGGGGCAAGAAGAGGAGCCAGAAGACCAAACACCTGGAAGAGACAGAGTCTGGACTCAAGAGGCCAAGATCCCAGAGCCAAAATGGTTTCAATATAGAGTGTGCACAGGCTGACCTGTATTTTCAACAAGTACAGCAAGAGAGCGAGGATAGAGAGCTAGCGTTGAATCTTCAAAGACAGTTTGACAGGGAACAGCAACAAGTAGACAAGCAAAAGACCAGTTTTGACAACTACTTTCTCCGGTCCTGCAGTGAAAACAGAATCGAATGCAATCCACGTAGATCAGGAAGAATTTCCAAAAGGAATGAGCACTTTTATTGCAATTATTAA
- the LOC115205857 gene encoding E3 ubiquitin-protein ligase RNF169-like isoform X1, producing the protein MKMAATGSARSTSGLGQKCKARPADMLNTRTHSQLLTLDEARCPVCSEILLEPVTMPCSHSVCLHCFKRTVEFTSLCCPLCRLRVSSWARKQSREKSLVNIELWEIVRKSYPQRCKRRMEQRDRETSGEEMFSSPAHVSKSGEIRLEYGNQVKLPMNEEKEGRRKVLHNRKEECGTLKHFQDPFYGLLSDSENEEPVGKRTRNVSAFVRRTKTSAGFTRDGLQTNVVQRSQSCTDTEEGRRKMRVSTHLPGLDKASIALSYNAGILLSSENSRSLSAPIIVQDKRHSWRGVVMASSTPFMVPQSKQERSISPESNDSISEELNHFKPIVCSPCTPPKRLPDGRVMEPTIVKSTPRNLFRSLERPTSYEASPTILQKWKQIEVDRQSVKVTSKGTLTSPINEDLVFKPSPIEKNGKPCSCALAANKGKEHLGRCAKTDSFGQDTEITCIHNKQRLIFYQAIGETALHQKQFTKFHTPFVPLNSEETVTECGVSSESVVIPVSHCGPTSINQNPTLVPHNINASVRGCNLKSKDSQDQKKYLDNRNCAQNKPTSRRGKKRSQKTKHLEETESGLKRPRSQSQNGFNIECAQADLYFQQVQQESEDRELALNLQRQFDREQQQVDKQKTSFDNYFLRSCSENRIECNPRRSGRISKRNEHFYCNY; encoded by the exons ATGAAAATGGCGGCGACAGGGTCTGCCAGATCTACTAGTGGATTAGGGCAAAAATGCAAAGCCAGGCCCGCCGATATGCTGAACACTCGGACACATTCACAGCTGCTGACCCTGGACGAGGCAAGGTGTCCGGTTTGTTCGGAGATTTTATTGGAGCCGGTAACTATGCCATGTAGCCACTCGGTGTGTCTGCACTGTTTCAAGCGGACTGTGGAATTTACCAGTTTGTGCTGTCCTCTTTGCCGGCTGCGAGTATCCAGCTGGGCCCGTAAACAGTCCCGGGAGAAAAGCCTAGTGAACATTGAACTTTGGGAAATTGTTCGAAAGAGTTATCCACAACGATGCAAGAGGAGAATGGAGCAGAGAGACCGTGAGACTAGTGGAGAAG AAATGTTCAGCTCGCCTGCTCACGTATCCAAATCTGGAGAGATCCGACTGGAGTATGGAAACCAAGTAAAG TTACCAATGAatgaagagaaagaggggaggaggaaagtCCTCCACAACAGAAAAGAGGAATGTGGAACACTCAAGCACTTTCAAGATCCT TTCTATGGGTTGCTGTCAGACTCGGAGAATGAAGAACCCGTTGGGAAGAGAACCAGAAATGTGTCTGCATTTGTTAGAAGAACAAAGACCTCGGCAGGCTTCACAAGAGA TGGTCTACAGACCAATGTGGTGCAGAGAAGCCAGAGCTGTACCGATACAGAGGAGGGAAGGCGGAAAATGAGGGTGTCTACTCATCTTCCTGGACTGGACAAG GCAAGTATTGCTCTCAGCTACAATGCAGGAATCCTTCTGTCCTCTGAGAACAGCCGATCTCTTTCGGCACCCATAATTGTCCAAGACAAGAGGCATAGCTGGCGAGGCGTCGTCATGGCTTCATCAACACCTTTTATGGTCCCCCAGTCGAAACAGGAGAGGTCCATTAGCCCTGAGAGCAATGACAGTATCTCTGAGGAGCTGAATCACTTCAAGCCAATAGTGTGCTCGCCGTGCACCCCACCAAAGCGACTACCTGACGGGCGAGTGATGGAACCCACAATTGTGAAGTCCACCCCCCGGAACTTATTCCGCAGCCTGGAGAGGCCCACCAGCTATGAAGCCAGCCCTACTATCCTCCAGAAATGGAAGCAGATAGAGGTGGACCGTCAGTCTGTCAAAGTGACCTCGAAGGGCACCTTGACCAGCCCCATAAACGAGGACCTTGTTTTCAAACCAAGCCCCATAGAGAAGAACGGCAAGCCCTGTAGCTGCGCTCTAGCAGCAAATAAGGGAAAAGAACACTTGGGTAGGTGTGCCAAGACTGATTCCTTTGGGCAAGACACTGAAATAACCTGTATACATAATAAACAAAGACTGATATTTTACCAGGCCATTGGAGAGACAGCCCTCCATCAAAAACAATTCACAAAGTTTCATACTCCATTTGTACCTTTAAACAGTGAGGAGACTGTAACAGAGTGTGGGGTTTCTTCGGAGTCTGTGGTGATACCTGTATCACATTGTGGACCAACTTCAATTAATCAAAATCCAACCTTAGTCCCACACAATATTAATGCCAGTGTTAGGGGTTGCAATCTTAAATCAAAGGACTCACAGGATCAGAAAAAATATTTGGACAATAGAAACTGTGCCCAGAACAAACCTACCTCAAGGAGGGGCAAGAAGAGGAGCCAGAAGACCAAACACCTGGAAGAGACAGAGTCTGGACTCAAGAGGCCAAGATCCCAGAGCCAAAATGGTTTCAATATAGAGTGTGCACAGGCTGACCTGTATTTTCAACAAGTACAGCAAGAGAGCGAGGATAGAGAGCTAGCGTTGAATCTTCAAAGACAGTTTGACAGGGAACAGCAACAAGTAGACAAGCAAAAGACCAGTTTTGACAACTACTTTCTCCGGTCCTGCAGTGAAAACAGAATCGAATGCAATCCACGTAGATCAGGAAGAATTTCCAAAAGGAATGAGCACTTTTATTGCAATTATTAA
- the LOC115205857 gene encoding E3 ubiquitin-protein ligase RNF169-like isoform X3 yields the protein MFSSPAHVSKSGEIRLEYGNQVKLPMNEEKEGRRKVLHNRKEECGTLKHFQDPFYGLLSDSENEEPVGKRTRNVSAFVRRTKTSAGFTRDGLQTNVVQRSQSCTDTEEGRRKMRVSTHLPGLDKASIALSYNAGILLSSENSRSLSAPIIVQDKRHSWRGVVMASSTPFMVPQSKQERSISPESNDSISEELNHFKPIVCSPCTPPKRLPDGRVMEPTIVKSTPRNLFRSLERPTSYEASPTILQKWKQIEVDRQSVKVTSKGTLTSPINEDLVFKPSPIEKNGKPCSCALAANKGKEHLGRCAKTDSFGQDTEITCIHNKQRLIFYQAIGETALHQKQFTKFHTPFVPLNSEETVTECGVSSESVVIPVSHCGPTSINQNPTLVPHNINASVRGCNLKSKDSQDQKKYLDNRNCAQNKPTSRRGKKRSQKTKHLEETESGLKRPRSQSQNGFNIECAQADLYFQQVQQESEDRELALNLQRQFDREQQQVDKQKTSFDNYFLRSCSENRIECNPRRSGRISKRNEHFYCNY from the exons ATGTTCAGCTCGCCTGCTCACGTATCCAAATCTGGAGAGATCCGACTGGAGTATGGAAACCAAGTAAAG TTACCAATGAatgaagagaaagaggggaggaggaaagtCCTCCACAACAGAAAAGAGGAATGTGGAACACTCAAGCACTTTCAAGATCCT TTCTATGGGTTGCTGTCAGACTCGGAGAATGAAGAACCCGTTGGGAAGAGAACCAGAAATGTGTCTGCATTTGTTAGAAGAACAAAGACCTCGGCAGGCTTCACAAGAGA TGGTCTACAGACCAATGTGGTGCAGAGAAGCCAGAGCTGTACCGATACAGAGGAGGGAAGGCGGAAAATGAGGGTGTCTACTCATCTTCCTGGACTGGACAAG GCAAGTATTGCTCTCAGCTACAATGCAGGAATCCTTCTGTCCTCTGAGAACAGCCGATCTCTTTCGGCACCCATAATTGTCCAAGACAAGAGGCATAGCTGGCGAGGCGTCGTCATGGCTTCATCAACACCTTTTATGGTCCCCCAGTCGAAACAGGAGAGGTCCATTAGCCCTGAGAGCAATGACAGTATCTCTGAGGAGCTGAATCACTTCAAGCCAATAGTGTGCTCGCCGTGCACCCCACCAAAGCGACTACCTGACGGGCGAGTGATGGAACCCACAATTGTGAAGTCCACCCCCCGGAACTTATTCCGCAGCCTGGAGAGGCCCACCAGCTATGAAGCCAGCCCTACTATCCTCCAGAAATGGAAGCAGATAGAGGTGGACCGTCAGTCTGTCAAAGTGACCTCGAAGGGCACCTTGACCAGCCCCATAAACGAGGACCTTGTTTTCAAACCAAGCCCCATAGAGAAGAACGGCAAGCCCTGTAGCTGCGCTCTAGCAGCAAATAAGGGAAAAGAACACTTGGGTAGGTGTGCCAAGACTGATTCCTTTGGGCAAGACACTGAAATAACCTGTATACATAATAAACAAAGACTGATATTTTACCAGGCCATTGGAGAGACAGCCCTCCATCAAAAACAATTCACAAAGTTTCATACTCCATTTGTACCTTTAAACAGTGAGGAGACTGTAACAGAGTGTGGGGTTTCTTCGGAGTCTGTGGTGATACCTGTATCACATTGTGGACCAACTTCAATTAATCAAAATCCAACCTTAGTCCCACACAATATTAATGCCAGTGTTAGGGGTTGCAATCTTAAATCAAAGGACTCACAGGATCAGAAAAAATATTTGGACAATAGAAACTGTGCCCAGAACAAACCTACCTCAAGGAGGGGCAAGAAGAGGAGCCAGAAGACCAAACACCTGGAAGAGACAGAGTCTGGACTCAAGAGGCCAAGATCCCAGAGCCAAAATGGTTTCAATATAGAGTGTGCACAGGCTGACCTGTATTTTCAACAAGTACAGCAAGAGAGCGAGGATAGAGAGCTAGCGTTGAATCTTCAAAGACAGTTTGACAGGGAACAGCAACAAGTAGACAAGCAAAAGACCAGTTTTGACAACTACTTTCTCCGGTCCTGCAGTGAAAACAGAATCGAATGCAATCCACGTAGATCAGGAAGAATTTCCAAAAGGAATGAGCACTTTTATTGCAATTATTAA